From a single Peromyscus maniculatus bairdii isolate BWxNUB_F1_BW_parent chromosome 4, HU_Pman_BW_mat_3.1, whole genome shotgun sequence genomic region:
- the Tbr1 gene encoding T-box brain protein 1 isoform X2 → MFPFLSFNISGLDPTAHYNIFVDVILADPNHWRFQGGKWVPCGKADTNVQGNRVYMHPDSPNTGAHWMRQEISFGKLKLTNNKGASNNNGQMVVLQSLHKYQPRLHVVEVNEDGTEDTSQPGRVQTFTFPETQFIAVTAYQNTDITQLKIDHNPFAKGFRDNYDTIYTGCDMDRLTPSPNDSPRSQIVPGARYAMAGSFLQDQFVSNYAKARFHPGAGAGPGPGTDRSVPHTNGLLSPQQAEDPGAPSPQRWFVTPANNRLDFAASAYDTATDFAGNAATLLSYAAAGVKALPLQAAGCTGRPLGYYADPSGWGARSPPQYCGAKSGSVLPCWPNSAAAAARMAGANPYLGEEAEGLAAERSPLAPAAAAAAEDAKPKDLSDSSWIETPSSIKSIDSSDSGIYEQAKRRRISPADTPVSESSSPLKSEVLAQRDCEKNCAKDIGGYYGFYSHS, encoded by the exons ATGTTTCCCTTTTTGAGTTTTAATATTTCTGGTCTCGATCCCACCGCTCATTACAATATTTTTGTGGATGTGATTTTGGCGGATCCCAATCACTGGAGGTTTCAAGGAGGCAAATGGGTTCCTTGTGGCAAAGCGGACACCAATGTGCAAG gaaACCGGGTCTATATGCATCCGGATTCCCCCAACACTGGGGCTCACTGGATGCGGCAAGAAATCTcttttggaaaattaaaactaaccaacaaCAAGGGAGCATCCAACAACAATGGGCag ATGGTGGTTTTACAGTCCCTTCACAAGTACCAGCCCCGTCTGCACGTGGTAGAAGTGAACGAGGACGGCACCGAGGACACCAGCCAGCCTGGCCGTGTCCAGACGTTCACTTTCCCGGAGACTCAGTTCATCGCTGTCACCGCCTACCAGAACACCGAT atcacacaactaaaaatagacCACAACCCCTTTGCAAAAGGATTTCGAGATAATTATGACAC gATCTACACGGGCTGCGACATGGACCGCCTGACCCCCTCGCCCAACGACTCTCCGCGCTCGCAGATCGTGCCCGGCGCCCGCTACGCCATGGCCGGCTCTTTCCTGCAGGACCAGTTCGTGAGCAACTACGCCAAGGCCCGCTTCCACCCGGGCGCCGGCGCGGGCCCGGGCCCGGGGACGGACCGCAGCGTGCCGCACACCAACGGGCTGCTGTCCCCGCAGCAGGCCGAGGACCCGGGCGCGCCGTCGCCGCAGCGCTGGTTCGTGACGCCGGCCAACAACCGGCTGGACTTCGCGGCCTCGGCCTACGACACGGCCACGGACTTCGCGGGCAACGCGGCCACGCTGCTGTCGTACGCGGCGGCCGGCGTCAAGGCGCTGCCGCTGCAGGCCGCGGGCTGCACGGGCCGCCCGCTCGGCTACTACGCCGACCCCTCGGGCTGGGGCGCGCGCAGCCCCCCGCAGTACTGCGGCGCCAAGTCGGGCTCCGTGCTGCCCTGCTGGCCCAACAGCGCCGCGGCCGCCGCGCGCATGGCCGGCGCCAACCCCTACCTGGGCGAGGAGGCCGAGGGCCTGGCGGCCGAGCGCTCGCCCCtggcgcccgccgccgccgccgccgccgaggacGCCAAGCCCAAGGACCTGTCCGACTCCAGCTGGATCGAGACGCCCTCCTCCATCAAGTCCATCGACTCGAGCGACTCGGGCATTTACGAGCAGGCCAAGCGGAGGCGGATCTCGCCCGCCGACACGCCGGTGTCCGAGAGCTCGTCCCCGCTCAAGAGCGAGGTGCTGGCCCAGCGGGACTGCGAGAAGAACTGCGCCAAGGACATAGGCGGCTACTACGGCTTCTATTCGCACAGCTAG
- the Tbr1 gene encoding T-box brain protein 1 isoform X1 yields the protein MQLEHCLSPSIMLSKKFLNVSSSYPHSGGSELVLHDHPIISTTDNLERSSPLKKITRGMTNQSDTDNFPDSKDSPGDVQRSKLSPVLDGVSELRHSFDGSAADRYLLSQSSQPQSAATAPSAMFPYPGQHGPAHPAFSIGSPSRYMAHHPVITNGAYNSLLSNSSPQGYPTAGYPYPQQYGHSYQGAPFYQFSSTQPGLVPGKAQVYLCNRPLWLKFHRHQTEMIITKQGRRMFPFLSFNISGLDPTAHYNIFVDVILADPNHWRFQGGKWVPCGKADTNVQGNRVYMHPDSPNTGAHWMRQEISFGKLKLTNNKGASNNNGQMVVLQSLHKYQPRLHVVEVNEDGTEDTSQPGRVQTFTFPETQFIAVTAYQNTDITQLKIDHNPFAKGFRDNYDTIYTGCDMDRLTPSPNDSPRSQIVPGARYAMAGSFLQDQFVSNYAKARFHPGAGAGPGPGTDRSVPHTNGLLSPQQAEDPGAPSPQRWFVTPANNRLDFAASAYDTATDFAGNAATLLSYAAAGVKALPLQAAGCTGRPLGYYADPSGWGARSPPQYCGAKSGSVLPCWPNSAAAAARMAGANPYLGEEAEGLAAERSPLAPAAAAAAEDAKPKDLSDSSWIETPSSIKSIDSSDSGIYEQAKRRRISPADTPVSESSSPLKSEVLAQRDCEKNCAKDIGGYYGFYSHS from the exons ATGCAGCTGGAGCACTgcctctctccttctatcatgctCTCCAAGAAATTTCTCAATGTGAGCAGCAGCTACCCACATTCGGGCGGATCTGAGCTTGTCTTGCACGATCATCCCATTATCTCGACCACTGACAACCTGGAGAGAAGTTcacctttgaaaaaaattaccaGGGGGATGACGAATCAGTCAGATACAGACAATTTTCCTGACTCCAAGGACTCACCAGGGGACGTCCAGAGAAGTAAACTCTCTCCTGTCTTGGACGGGGTCTCTGAGCTTCGTCACAGTTTCGATGGCTCTGCTGCAGATCGTTACCTCCTCTCTCAGTCCAGCCAGCCACAGTCTGCGGCCACTGCTCCCAGTGCCATGTTCCCGTACCCCGGCCAGCACGGACCGGCGCATCCCGCCTTCTCCATCGGCAGCCCCAGTCGCTACATGGCCCACCACCCGGTTATCACCAACGGAGCTTACAACAGCCTGCTGTCCAACTCCTCGCCGCAAGGCTACCCCACGGCCGGCTACCCCTACCCACAGCAGTACGGCCACTCCTACCAAGGAGCTCCGTTCTACCAGTTCTCCTCCACCCAGCCCGGGTTGGTGCCGGGCAAGGCGCAGGTATACCTGTGCAACAGGCCACTTTGGTTGAAATTTCATCGGCATCAAACGGAGATGATCATCACTAAACAGGGAAG GCGCATGTTTCCCTTTTTGAGTTTTAATATTTCTGGTCTCGATCCCACCGCTCATTACAATATTTTTGTGGATGTGATTTTGGCGGATCCCAATCACTGGAGGTTTCAAGGAGGCAAATGGGTTCCTTGTGGCAAAGCGGACACCAATGTGCAAG gaaACCGGGTCTATATGCATCCGGATTCCCCCAACACTGGGGCTCACTGGATGCGGCAAGAAATCTcttttggaaaattaaaactaaccaacaaCAAGGGAGCATCCAACAACAATGGGCag ATGGTGGTTTTACAGTCCCTTCACAAGTACCAGCCCCGTCTGCACGTGGTAGAAGTGAACGAGGACGGCACCGAGGACACCAGCCAGCCTGGCCGTGTCCAGACGTTCACTTTCCCGGAGACTCAGTTCATCGCTGTCACCGCCTACCAGAACACCGAT atcacacaactaaaaatagacCACAACCCCTTTGCAAAAGGATTTCGAGATAATTATGACAC gATCTACACGGGCTGCGACATGGACCGCCTGACCCCCTCGCCCAACGACTCTCCGCGCTCGCAGATCGTGCCCGGCGCCCGCTACGCCATGGCCGGCTCTTTCCTGCAGGACCAGTTCGTGAGCAACTACGCCAAGGCCCGCTTCCACCCGGGCGCCGGCGCGGGCCCGGGCCCGGGGACGGACCGCAGCGTGCCGCACACCAACGGGCTGCTGTCCCCGCAGCAGGCCGAGGACCCGGGCGCGCCGTCGCCGCAGCGCTGGTTCGTGACGCCGGCCAACAACCGGCTGGACTTCGCGGCCTCGGCCTACGACACGGCCACGGACTTCGCGGGCAACGCGGCCACGCTGCTGTCGTACGCGGCGGCCGGCGTCAAGGCGCTGCCGCTGCAGGCCGCGGGCTGCACGGGCCGCCCGCTCGGCTACTACGCCGACCCCTCGGGCTGGGGCGCGCGCAGCCCCCCGCAGTACTGCGGCGCCAAGTCGGGCTCCGTGCTGCCCTGCTGGCCCAACAGCGCCGCGGCCGCCGCGCGCATGGCCGGCGCCAACCCCTACCTGGGCGAGGAGGCCGAGGGCCTGGCGGCCGAGCGCTCGCCCCtggcgcccgccgccgccgccgccgccgaggacGCCAAGCCCAAGGACCTGTCCGACTCCAGCTGGATCGAGACGCCCTCCTCCATCAAGTCCATCGACTCGAGCGACTCGGGCATTTACGAGCAGGCCAAGCGGAGGCGGATCTCGCCCGCCGACACGCCGGTGTCCGAGAGCTCGTCCCCGCTCAAGAGCGAGGTGCTGGCCCAGCGGGACTGCGAGAAGAACTGCGCCAAGGACATAGGCGGCTACTACGGCTTCTATTCGCACAGCTAG